In Nostoc sp. CENA543, a single genomic region encodes these proteins:
- a CDS encoding DUF4114 domain-containing protein — protein sequence MTTISNLQNGIFTVDTTGKVSVDFLYDGGLNKGELAIFSLQGMEGLEVGSTAFILEAAKRALSNSAQGYVVVRDESDRARFSDLKNELFWEKDFNSGVYRGPQQFEMAAGSRFAMMLISDSTVAKITQSTSISTDKVLFSFGSVDKTTGKVAPQIADITGQGNTFGWEDINTLKSTDRDFNDMVVQVSGATANAPALQDSVYASRNWLNTQLGQELSQYANRPRFESGTFIVDGTGQVQVDYLYDGGWYQGQLAVFSLKGMENYEPGSLEFIREAAARALSNSTQGRILISDRTEGARFNGTTTWEPNFNAGDYQGIKSFQMNSGDEVAFMLVQNTTFDEIYRQPYATSQAGKQVIFSTEKNQIVAVDKNGTLAFEDISIKSSSADKDYNDLVFQVKGLRGNNIGSIDAEINPNRDWRITSTGQDLLKYADRSVYSEGVFKVGETGKVTFDFLYDGGWYQGEFAVFSLAGMENYQPGSEGFIKEATNRALSNSKLGYVLAKDLTEGARFTEKMPWEPNFNSGNYLGVKTFEMNPGDKFALMFVPNTSVEEINKTKGISKASQMWQYGKLPLFSIPEANPNVAVGQIVDVDGNGTFAFEDIPTGYSGSDRDYNDFVFQIKGASGVAQSIDNFSNSERNWRTTEVGQKLLEYANRSVFDEGVFVTDKTGQVKIDYLYDGGEYLKGEVGIFSLKGMDIYEAGSDAFIREAVRRATSNSTDGYIIIKDAEEGALYSDQSNVLYWEPNFNGGAYQGEKSYQMKAEDIFGFVLTSNGNLEDALTGQSFTNSNRPLFSMSAANFNRNVQVAEVLKGSQGVMIGFEDVTLHTTSDRDYNDFVITVEGVQSIGVTGIKDVMVHYHNWVDTSIGNDLTKYFNTGIMSTQMTPSLNTVV from the coding sequence ATGACGACAATATCTAATTTACAAAACGGTATTTTCACAGTTGATACAACAGGTAAAGTAAGTGTTGATTTTCTATATGATGGGGGCTTAAATAAGGGAGAACTAGCGATTTTCAGTCTACAAGGGATGGAAGGACTGGAAGTTGGCTCAACAGCATTTATTCTAGAAGCTGCTAAACGCGCTCTGAGCAATTCTGCTCAAGGTTATGTAGTGGTGCGAGATGAGAGCGATCGCGCTCGGTTTAGCGACCTCAAAAATGAATTGTTCTGGGAAAAAGATTTTAACAGTGGTGTTTACCGGGGGCCGCAACAGTTTGAGATGGCAGCCGGAAGCCGCTTCGCTATGATGTTAATTAGCGATAGCACAGTAGCTAAAATCACTCAAAGTACATCCATTAGTACAGACAAAGTTCTATTTTCCTTCGGTTCAGTAGATAAAACCACAGGAAAAGTCGCACCCCAAATCGCAGATATCACTGGTCAAGGGAATACATTTGGTTGGGAAGATATTAACACCCTAAAATCAACTGACCGCGACTTCAACGACATGGTGGTTCAGGTATCTGGTGCCACAGCAAACGCACCAGCCCTCCAAGATTCTGTTTACGCCAGTCGTAATTGGTTAAATACCCAATTAGGGCAAGAATTATCGCAATATGCTAACCGTCCCCGATTTGAATCAGGTACTTTTATTGTCGATGGTACTGGTCAAGTTCAAGTTGACTATCTTTATGATGGCGGCTGGTATCAGGGACAATTAGCCGTCTTTAGCCTCAAAGGGATGGAAAACTATGAACCAGGCTCACTAGAGTTTATTCGAGAAGCGGCTGCTCGTGCTTTAAGTAACTCAACCCAGGGTCGCATTTTAATTAGCGATCGCACAGAAGGAGCGCGTTTTAACGGTACTACTACCTGGGAGCCTAACTTTAACGCTGGCGATTACCAAGGAATTAAGTCCTTTCAGATGAACTCTGGGGATGAGGTGGCATTCATGTTAGTACAAAATACTACCTTTGATGAGATTTATCGCCAACCATACGCTACATCTCAAGCAGGCAAACAAGTCATTTTCTCTACTGAGAAAAATCAGATAGTTGCAGTAGATAAAAATGGAACTTTAGCATTTGAAGATATCAGCATTAAGTCCAGTTCTGCCGATAAAGATTACAATGACCTAGTTTTCCAAGTCAAAGGTTTAAGAGGTAATAATATCGGCAGCATAGACGCAGAAATTAATCCTAACCGGGATTGGCGAATCACCTCCACAGGACAAGACTTGCTCAAATATGCCGACCGTTCTGTATATAGTGAAGGCGTATTTAAAGTTGGTGAAACCGGAAAAGTAACGTTTGACTTTCTCTATGACGGAGGTTGGTATCAAGGAGAATTCGCTGTCTTTAGTTTAGCAGGGATGGAGAATTATCAACCAGGCTCGGAAGGTTTTATTAAAGAAGCGACGAATCGCGCTCTTAGCAATTCTAAATTAGGTTATGTCTTGGCTAAAGACCTCACAGAAGGGGCGCGGTTTACCGAAAAAATGCCTTGGGAACCTAATTTCAATTCTGGAAACTATCTAGGGGTAAAAACCTTTGAGATGAATCCAGGCGATAAATTTGCCTTAATGTTTGTACCCAATACTAGTGTTGAGGAAATTAACAAAACTAAAGGGATTAGTAAAGCCAGCCAGATGTGGCAATATGGCAAGCTACCTCTGTTTTCTATTCCCGAAGCTAATCCTAATGTGGCAGTTGGGCAGATTGTAGATGTAGATGGGAATGGAACCTTTGCTTTTGAAGATATTCCCACAGGTTATTCCGGCTCTGATCGCGATTACAACGATTTTGTTTTCCAAATCAAAGGAGCTTCAGGAGTTGCTCAGTCAATAGATAACTTCAGTAATTCTGAGCGCAATTGGCGTACTACAGAAGTAGGACAAAAACTACTCGAATATGCAAATCGGTCAGTTTTTGATGAAGGCGTGTTTGTTACTGATAAAACTGGCCAAGTCAAAATCGATTACCTTTACGATGGTGGTGAATATCTCAAAGGCGAAGTGGGTATCTTTAGCCTCAAGGGGATGGATATATATGAAGCTGGCTCAGATGCGTTTATTCGAGAAGCAGTCCGACGCGCCACCAGCAATTCCACAGATGGCTACATTATCATCAAAGATGCTGAAGAAGGTGCGCTTTACAGTGATCAGAGTAACGTTCTCTATTGGGAACCCAATTTTAATGGTGGGGCGTACCAAGGAGAGAAAAGCTATCAGATGAAAGCGGAAGATATATTTGGTTTCGTTCTCACCTCTAATGGAAATCTTGAAGATGCTTTAACCGGACAAAGTTTCACAAATAGCAACAGGCCTTTGTTTTCTATGTCTGCTGCTAACTTCAACCGTAATGTTCAAGTTGCAGAAGTCCTGAAAGGATCACAAGGAGTGATGATCGGGTTTGAAGATGTGACACTGCATACTACTTCTGATCGCGACTATAACGACTTTGTGATTACCGTTGAAGGTGTTCAGAGTATCGGCGTTACCGGTATCAAAGATGTCATGGTTCATTATCACAATTGGGTGGATACATCGATAGGAAATGATCTGACCAAATACTTCAATACTGGTATTATGTCAACGCAAATGACACCTTCTTTGAACACTGTTGTTTAA
- the folE gene encoding GTP cyclohydrolase I FolE, whose translation MTLSISPDLTSADQVLLSLASKEQRTVTEAEMMQAVRTLLIGLGEDPDREGLKDTPKRVMKALQFLTKGYHESLEELLNGAVFTEDANEMVLVRDIDIFSSCEHHILPIIGRAHVAYIPNGKVVGLSKIARICEMYARRLQVQERLTVQIADALQDLLKPQGVAVVIEATHMCMVMRGVQKPGSWTVTSAMRGVFAEDARTREEFMNLIRHNANFR comes from the coding sequence ATGACTTTATCGATTAGTCCCGATCTCACCTCTGCCGATCAGGTATTGTTGTCTTTAGCGTCCAAAGAACAGCGAACCGTCACAGAAGCAGAAATGATGCAGGCTGTGCGAACTTTGTTGATTGGATTAGGAGAAGATCCAGATCGTGAAGGTTTAAAAGACACACCCAAGCGGGTGATGAAAGCTTTACAGTTTCTCACAAAGGGATACCACGAATCTTTAGAAGAACTGTTAAATGGGGCAGTCTTTACAGAAGACGCTAATGAAATGGTGTTAGTTCGGGATATCGATATCTTTAGTTCCTGTGAACATCATATTTTACCGATCATTGGTCGCGCCCATGTTGCCTATATTCCCAACGGTAAAGTTGTAGGATTATCCAAAATAGCCCGAATTTGTGAAATGTATGCACGACGGTTACAAGTGCAAGAACGTCTCACCGTGCAGATTGCTGATGCTTTGCAAGATTTACTCAAGCCGCAAGGGGTAGCAGTAGTCATCGAAGCCACTCATATGTGTATGGTAATGCGTGGTGTCCAAAAACCAGGCTCTTGGACTGTTACCAGTGCGATGCGTGGCGTTTTTGCAGAAGATGCCAGAACACGCGAAGAATTCATGAATTTAATTCGGCACAATGCCAATTTTCGTTAA
- a CDS encoding pentapeptide repeat-containing protein codes for MNANQILNSYTAGERKFDQVNLHQVNLYATDLSGVDFTESDLSGANLSYANLNGCNFSRANLTDADLSGASLIGANLSEVNLIGADLTRANLKNSNLTHADLRGANITRANLSGANLYEAEMSGANFTGANFHAANLQGTNVIEAELNGADITQAIITEREINGTVMRIGLSHRWITWAGYH; via the coding sequence ATGAACGCTAACCAAATTTTGAATTCATATACAGCAGGAGAAAGAAAATTTGACCAAGTAAATCTGCATCAAGTCAATCTTTACGCCACCGATTTAAGTGGTGTAGACTTTACCGAATCAGATTTAAGTGGAGCAAATCTGAGCTACGCCAATTTAAACGGCTGTAATTTTAGTAGAGCTAACTTGACTGATGCTGACTTGAGTGGAGCTAGTTTAATTGGTGCAAACTTGAGTGAAGTTAACCTTATTGGTGCAGATTTAACTAGAGCTAACCTCAAAAATAGTAACCTCACTCATGCTGATTTGCGCGGTGCTAATATCACACGAGCTAATTTATCCGGCGCAAATCTCTATGAAGCGGAAATGAGTGGGGCTAATTTTACAGGTGCGAATTTCCACGCAGCTAATTTACAGGGAACCAATGTCATTGAGGCTGAACTCAATGGTGCAGATATCACTCAAGCCATCATTACAGAAAGAGAAATCAACGGTACTGTCATGCGTATCGGCTTATCTCACAGATGGATAACTTGGGCTGGATATCATTGA
- a CDS encoding Tudor-knot domain-containing protein, with protein MEKSIVQLVDELPADNITVKVLKAVDFVAPSQWNNLVGFDNSVRAITGETDPRVIQRIRDKATVLYQDPQQSYQSVIRLYQTIDKADTAMAAAALANKVGEKIGFLSFLGNITPKADVTQTVDLVLKIAIEIIAFCKLNGIPQPNPQEFVKSLSSNYQGAALIRMAALVCIDGLLPLGPDFLSKIHGLISGNDASGQITQNPVFLAVNSSLPGNNPAEKLGFLTQGFNSVQGWIGGLVSKTGLTPQTIFNSLGNFIQIADDNLDFVAAFLDQTTNYYEHTGIQTVAYSVIQKAHALVKQEMQQEQQSPSRPADTTSAASNNNNDLGVGKNVEVWDEDEEDWYSATIEKVRDNEFFIHYAGYGSSYDEWVGSDDIRIRSHNTSDDNGFAVGLKVKVWDDDDEDWYSAVINKIQGQQYYVHYVGYDSSYDEWVDLEEIA; from the coding sequence ATGGAAAAATCGATTGTGCAGTTGGTTGACGAATTGCCAGCTGATAATATCACCGTCAAAGTTCTAAAAGCTGTCGATTTTGTTGCACCCAGTCAATGGAATAATTTGGTAGGCTTTGATAATAGTGTGCGCGCTATTACCGGAGAAACTGATCCGAGAGTTATCCAGAGAATTAGGGACAAGGCTACGGTTTTATATCAAGATCCTCAACAGAGTTATCAAAGTGTCATCAGACTTTATCAAACAATTGATAAAGCAGACACAGCTATGGCGGCGGCGGCTTTAGCAAATAAAGTTGGTGAAAAAATTGGTTTTCTATCATTTTTAGGTAATATTACACCCAAAGCAGATGTAACCCAAACAGTTGATTTAGTATTAAAAATTGCGATTGAAATTATCGCTTTTTGCAAACTCAATGGGATTCCTCAACCAAACCCCCAAGAGTTTGTTAAGTCTCTCAGTAGCAACTATCAAGGTGCGGCTCTCATTCGGATGGCGGCTTTAGTTTGTATCGATGGTTTGTTACCATTAGGCCCTGATTTTTTGAGTAAAATTCACGGATTAATTAGTGGTAATGATGCTTCTGGTCAAATTACGCAAAATCCGGTTTTTTTAGCAGTAAATAGCTCCTTACCAGGGAATAATCCGGCAGAGAAACTGGGTTTTCTTACTCAAGGTTTTAACTCTGTACAAGGCTGGATTGGTGGCTTAGTATCCAAGACTGGTTTAACTCCTCAAACTATTTTTAATAGTTTGGGTAATTTTATTCAGATTGCTGATGATAATTTAGATTTTGTTGCGGCATTTCTTGACCAAACGACAAATTACTATGAGCATACAGGGATTCAAACAGTGGCTTATAGTGTAATTCAAAAAGCTCATGCTCTAGTTAAGCAAGAAATGCAGCAAGAGCAACAGTCCCCATCAAGACCTGCTGATACTACTTCTGCGGCAAGTAACAATAATAATGATTTAGGAGTGGGTAAAAATGTAGAAGTTTGGGACGAAGATGAGGAAGATTGGTATTCAGCAACAATTGAGAAAGTTAGAGATAATGAATTTTTTATTCATTACGCTGGTTATGGTTCATCCTACGATGAATGGGTAGGCTCTGATGATATCCGCATCCGTTCCCATAACACATCGGATGATAATGGATTTGCTGTTGGTCTGAAAGTGAAAGTTTGGGATGATGACGATGAAGATTGGTATTCTGCTGTGATTAACAAAATTCAGGGTCAGCAATACTATGTACATTATGTTGGTTATGATTCTTCCTATGACGAATGGGTCGATCTAGAAGAGATTGCCTAA